A genomic stretch from Eubacterium sulci ATCC 35585 includes:
- the fusA gene encoding elongation factor G (EF-G; promotes GTP-dependent translocation of the ribosome during translation; many organisms have multiple copies of this gene): MKGYTSETIRNVALLGHGGCGKTTFLESALYETGVIKKLGKVEDGNTVSDYDKMEVEKGYSINTSVVPIEWKGSKINFIDTPGYFDFIGEVNAALRAAEAAVIMVDAGSGIQVGTEAAWNACERYSMPRFISITKRDKDEFDFYKTFDELKAKFGNKLVPLSWPLSAEIDDELKEAIAESDEELMEKYFDGEEFTDEEIKKGMVKGISEGNIVPVCSSAFQLGHGVEGLLDLLLEYVPTPLQHGPYRGFNDKNEPVERISVTDAPMSAFVFKTIVDPFVGKISVMKVITGKINSGTEVYNERIGKTEKLGKLFFLRGKEQLELNYAEAGDIVAVAKLQNTKSGDTLCDKSDVIRYLPLDFPSPTFYIAIEALDKNDDEKMGVGLARLREEDPSFVVERNNETHQTLLGGQGDIQLGIILAKLKDRFGVSVKTVPQKIAYRETIKGNSDVQGKHKKQSGGAGQYGDVHIRFSPSDKEFEFSEELFGGSIPKNYVPAVEKGLIESLERGPLAGCKVVNIKAVLYDGSYHDVDSNEVSFKIAASLAFKKGIVEANPCLLEPIMHVEITVPDEYMGDVIGDMNKRRGKILGMEPLQNGGQKVVAEAPQAELFDYALGLRSMTQGRGVFEMKFERYEELPKHLAEKIIAQHAAENEAK; this comes from the coding sequence ATGAAGGGCTATACAAGTGAAACTATCAGAAACGTTGCATTGTTAGGGCATGGAGGATGCGGTAAGACTACATTCTTGGAATCGGCTTTGTACGAGACTGGCGTAATCAAAAAGCTAGGTAAGGTCGAGGACGGAAACACTGTATCTGACTATGATAAGATGGAAGTAGAAAAAGGATATTCCATCAATACATCAGTAGTTCCAATCGAGTGGAAGGGTAGTAAGATCAACTTTATCGATACGCCAGGATACTTTGACTTTATTGGAGAAGTCAATGCAGCTCTTCGTGCTGCTGAAGCCGCAGTTATCATGGTTGACGCAGGATCAGGAATCCAGGTAGGTACCGAGGCGGCGTGGAATGCTTGCGAAAGATATAGCATGCCGAGATTTATTAGCATAACCAAGCGTGATAAGGATGAATTTGATTTCTATAAAACCTTTGATGAGCTAAAGGCAAAGTTCGGAAATAAGTTAGTGCCACTATCATGGCCACTTTCAGCTGAGATTGACGATGAGCTAAAGGAAGCTATTGCTGAGTCAGATGAAGAGCTCATGGAGAAGTATTTTGATGGTGAGGAATTCACTGACGAAGAGATCAAAAAGGGAATGGTAAAGGGTATTTCCGAAGGAAATATCGTACCAGTTTGCTCATCTGCGTTCCAGCTAGGACACGGAGTTGAGGGCCTTTTAGATCTTCTTCTAGAATACGTTCCTACGCCACTTCAGCATGGTCCATATAGAGGATTTAACGATAAGAACGAGCCGGTTGAGAGAATATCTGTAACCGATGCACCTATGTCAGCATTTGTATTTAAAACAATCGTTGACCCATTCGTAGGTAAGATTTCCGTTATGAAGGTTATCACCGGAAAAATTAATTCTGGAACAGAAGTATATAACGAGAGAATAGGTAAGACAGAAAAGCTAGGAAAGCTATTCTTCCTAAGAGGTAAGGAACAGCTAGAGCTTAACTATGCAGAAGCTGGGGATATCGTTGCTGTTGCAAAGCTACAGAACACCAAGTCAGGAGATACTCTCTGTGACAAAAGCGATGTAATAAGATATCTTCCACTAGACTTCCCATCACCAACATTCTATATTGCTATCGAAGCACTAGATAAGAACGATGATGAGAAGATGGGCGTTGGTCTTGCAAGACTAAGAGAAGAAGATCCATCTTTCGTAGTAGAGAGAAATAACGAAACTCACCAGACACTTCTAGGAGGTCAGGGAGATATTCAGCTTGGAATCATCCTAGCTAAGCTAAAGGACAGATTTGGCGTTTCCGTTAAGACAGTGCCTCAGAAAATCGCTTACAGAGAGACTATCAAAGGTAACTCAGACGTTCAAGGAAAGCACAAGAAGCAGTCAGGCGGTGCTGGTCAGTATGGTGACGTTCACATCAGATTTTCACCTTCAGATAAGGAATTTGAGTTCTCCGAGGAATTATTCGGTGGATCCATTCCAAAGAACTATGTTCCAGCGGTAGAGAAGGGCTTGATTGAAAGCTTGGAGAGAGGACCTCTCGCAGGATGCAAGGTAGTAAACATCAAAGCAGTTCTATACGATGGTTCGTACCACGATGTAGACTCAAATGAAGTGTCCTTTAAGATTGCAGCTTCACTAGCTTTCAAGAAGGGTATCGTTGAAGCTAACCCTTGCCTACTTGAGCCAATTATGCATGTTGAAATTACAGTTCCAGACGAATACATGGGAGATGTAATCGGTGACATGAATAAGCGTAGAGGTAAGATTCTAGGTATGGAACCACTTCAAAACGGCGGACAGAAGGTCGTTGCAGAAGCACCTCAGGCAGAGCTATTCGATTATGCACTTGGTCTACGTTCAATGACACAGGGTAGAGGTGTATTTGAGATGAAGTTCGAACGCTACGAAGAGCTGCCAAAGCACCTTGCAGAGAAGATTATCGCTCAGCATGCTGCTGAAAACGAAGCAAAATAG
- a CDS encoding serine acetyltransferase, whose product MDCKHNKPTNKVDCIVCEILADYDNDRAIDEMAFFGQPDQDVIIDVLKKLMMIIYPGFYRDEIYRTHTAKNRVAVLIEDVMYNLRKQLEIVLVNDERFRDIDRADRKEVAQDICLDFFSKIPKIREHLDTDIDAAFDGDPAASDRTEIILAYPGLYAITVHRIAHELYLMNIPYIPRIMSEHAHSKTGVDIHPGATIGKYFFIDHATGIVIGETSIIGEHVKVYQGVTIGALSTKDGQLLHGVKRHPTIEDNVTLYAGATVLGGSTVIGHDSIIGGSAFVTRSIEPNTSVIVKTESTVISNI is encoded by the coding sequence ATGGATTGCAAGCACAATAAGCCAACAAATAAGGTTGACTGCATAGTATGCGAGATTTTGGCTGATTACGATAATGACAGAGCCATTGACGAGATGGCGTTCTTTGGACAGCCAGATCAGGACGTTATTATAGATGTACTGAAGAAGCTCATGATGATAATCTACCCAGGCTTTTATAGAGATGAGATTTATCGCACTCACACAGCCAAGAATAGGGTTGCAGTTCTTATCGAGGACGTAATGTACAATCTTCGCAAACAACTTGAGATTGTGCTCGTAAACGACGAGCGATTCCGCGACATCGATAGAGCTGATCGCAAGGAAGTTGCGCAGGACATCTGCCTCGACTTTTTCTCCAAGATTCCAAAGATTAGAGAGCATCTTGATACAGATATAGATGCAGCCTTTGATGGAGATCCTGCAGCTAGCGATAGAACCGAGATAATTCTCGCATATCCTGGTCTTTATGCAATTACTGTTCACCGTATAGCGCACGAGCTATATTTGATGAATATCCCGTATATCCCAAGGATTATGTCTGAGCATGCTCACAGCAAGACCGGAGTTGATATTCACCCTGGTGCAACTATTGGTAAGTACTTCTTTATCGACCATGCAACAGGCATCGTAATCGGTGAGACTTCGATTATAGGTGAACATGTCAAAGTTTATCAGGGCGTGACCATAGGCGCGCTTTCCACCAAGGACGGACAGCTCCTTCATGGGGTCAAGAGGCACCCGACCATTGAGGACAATGTAACGCTTTATGCGGGTGCAACAGTTCTAGGCGGAAGCACTGTAATTGGACACGATAGCATAATCGGAGGTAGCGCATTTGTAACACGCTCGATAGAGCCGAACACAAGCGTTATTGTAAAAACTGAATCAACTGTAATTAGTAATATTTAG
- a CDS encoding flavin reductase, which yields MAKVSLKPGTMLNPLPAVMVSCSDGKVDNVLTIAWTGIINSDPPITYVSVRKSRYSHQLIEKSGEFVINLVNEDLARSADYCGVRSGRNEDKFAKCNLTKSPADHVKAPLIEESPVNLECKVLEVKEYPTHDMFIAEIVAVHANEELFDEDNKIRLDLANMVAFNHGEYFGIKRKPLGRFGFSVMKKSTKKRLNREAKEKRQKRNEGRKRKG from the coding sequence ATGGCTAAAGTTTCACTAAAACCTGGAACTATGTTGAATCCACTTCCGGCAGTCATGGTTAGCTGTTCAGACGGAAAAGTTGATAATGTACTGACAATTGCCTGGACAGGCATCATTAATTCAGACCCGCCAATTACCTATGTTTCAGTAAGAAAATCGAGGTATTCACACCAGCTGATAGAAAAATCAGGAGAATTTGTTATAAATCTCGTAAACGAGGATCTCGCACGTTCAGCTGACTATTGCGGAGTGAGAAGTGGCCGAAATGAGGATAAGTTTGCTAAATGCAATCTAACAAAGAGTCCTGCTGACCATGTTAAGGCACCACTGATTGAAGAGTCTCCAGTCAACCTAGAGTGCAAGGTGCTCGAGGTTAAAGAGTATCCGACCCACGATATGTTTATCGCAGAAATTGTTGCGGTACATGCAAATGAGGAGCTTTTCGATGAGGACAACAAAATTCGCCTAGATCTTGCAAATATGGTAGCCTTTAACCACGGAGAATACTTTGGGATAAAGAGAAAACCTCTAGGAAGATTTGGCTTCTCGGTTATGAAAAAGAGCACCAAGAAGCGCTTAAATCGAGAGGCAAAGGAAAAACGCCAAAAGAGAAATGAGGGTAGAAAGCGCAAGGGTTAG